A genomic segment from Candidatus Rokuibacteriota bacterium encodes:
- a CDS encoding ABC transporter ATP-binding protein produces the protein MTLTLDRVNCYYGESHVLRDVSLSLGAGEVLGLLGRNGAGKTTTLRAIMGLLRPRSGRIALDGTELGRLPAHEVPRHGIAYVPQGRRLFPHLTVAENLRMGLLVRAGGVDTLEPVLALFPALRERLRQRAGTLSGGEQQMLATARALCARPAMLLLDEPSEGLMPSLVDRLLETVVALKGRGVGILLVEQKVDAALGVADRIAVLETGRVVREATPAALAAEPEVLLRHLGVRR, from the coding sequence ATGACGCTCACCCTCGACCGTGTCAACTGCTACTACGGCGAGAGCCACGTGCTGCGGGACGTCTCGCTGAGCCTCGGGGCGGGCGAGGTGCTGGGGTTGCTGGGCCGCAACGGCGCGGGCAAGACGACGACGCTCCGGGCCATCATGGGGCTCCTGCGCCCGCGCTCCGGCCGCATCGCGCTGGACGGGACCGAGCTGGGCCGCCTCCCCGCGCATGAGGTCCCGCGCCACGGTATCGCCTATGTGCCACAGGGCCGGCGCCTCTTCCCGCACCTCACGGTGGCGGAGAACTTGCGGATGGGGCTCCTGGTACGGGCCGGGGGCGTCGACACGCTGGAGCCGGTGCTCGCGCTGTTCCCCGCGCTCCGGGAGCGGCTGCGCCAGCGTGCCGGGACGCTCTCGGGGGGCGAGCAGCAGATGCTGGCCACGGCACGGGCCCTCTGCGCCCGGCCAGCGATGCTCCTGCTGGACGAGCCCAGCGAGGGGCTCATGCCCTCGCTGGTGGATCGCCTGCTCGAGACCGTGGTGGCGCTCAAGGGGCGCGGCGTCGGCATCCTCCTGGTCGAGCAGAAGGTGGACGCGGCGCTCGGGGTCGCAGACCGGATCGCCGTTCTCGAGACGGGCCGTGTCGTGCGCGAGGCGACGCCCGCCGCACTCGCCGCCGAGCCCGAGGTGCTGCTCCGGCACCTCGGTGTCCGGAGGTAG